A region of the Akkermansia muciniphila genome:
CTTTTATGGGTGCCCTGTTCAATGCCCTTGGTGCAGGAGACGATGACGGCGTCCGGCCGCACCGGCAGGCCGCGCAGCCGCTGCGCCACGGAACGCATGGCTACGGAAGGCACCACCACTACGATGAGTTCCGCATCCTTCACCTGGTCCAGATCGCATGTGGGGTGGATGTTGGGAGCCAGGGGCGCGGCCGTCTCGGACAGGACCGGGCTGCGCCTCGTTTCCGCAAGCTGCCGGGCCTGCGCTTCTTCCGGCGTCCACAGGACGACTTCACATTCCCGGGTGGCCAGAACCATGGACAGGGCCGTACCCCAGGAACCGGCGCCAATGACTGCTATTTTATGTAACCGATTCATCATGTTACTTGGACTTTTTGGAATAGAAGGAGTGCTCCGTTCCGTTGAGAAGCCTCACGATATTGGAACGGTGCTTGAGAATGACCAGCGCCCCCACCACCGTGAAAAAGGCAACGTAAAGTATCTGGGGAGAAACGGCCCCATCCCGGCAAAGCGGATAGAACCACCATCCGGCGGCGATCATCGCCACGGCGGCCACCAGGCTGGCCAGCGACACGATGCCGGAGATTACCATGAATACCAGCCACGCGCCCAGGGCCACGCAGGCCACCACCGGATTAAGGGCAAATAAGACGCCCGCCGTTGTCGCCACGCCCTTTCCTCCCTTGAACCCAAGAAAACAGGTATAGGTATGGCCGAGCACCACGGCGAAACAGACGAGGACGACCACGGCGTTGAAGTCCCACCCGCCCGCATCCCCCGTCAGGAACGGCAGCCAGTTCAGGGCGCCGAACACGGGCACGAATCCCTTCAAAAAGTCCAGGATGAAAACGGAGAGGCCCCACTTCCAGCCCAGCACGCGCCATGCATTGGTAGCGCCTATGTTGCAGGACCCCTGCTGCCTCAGGTCAAGACCCCTGACCCTGCCGGCAAGGTAGCCGAACGGAACCGCTCCAACCAGGTAGGAGGCTGCAATATAGAGAACTATCCAGGCAATCATGTCGTGCGGAGGGTATTCTACCCCCCAGCCAGTCAAATGACAATGGGGAAATCATCTCCCGCACAGTTCTTCCCGGCTCCGGCATGCTCCGGAAGTGCCGTCTTTATTTACCTTCAGTCCCCGGCTTCCGCATTACGGCGGCCCAGACGGAGGCATTGTCCTGCTGGGGCTCCAGCATGTCCTTCACCTGCTCCATGATGGTTGCCGCCAGCTCCCGGCTGGAACAGTCACGGGCTTTCTGAAGGGCCAGGAAGGAAGGCTCCCTCAGCAGCTCGCACCAGACCTGCAGGCCGTCCGAACAGGCCAGCACCGCATCCCCGGGGTGCAGGAGCAGGGGAACGGCGCTGATGTCCACCAGTTCCATGGGGCCGCCCATGACGGCGGAACGGAGCACGCAGCGCTGGCGCAGGGCGCCCTGGAGGGACATTTCCCCCTTCCGGTAAAGGCAATCCGCAATCGGCCTCATGGAGTGGTCTTCATTCAGGCGGTCCATGCGGAAGCTGTCCGCTCCGCTCCACAGGTAGAGGGGGGAGTCCCCCACGCTGATCCACCACAGGGAATGGCCGCGGATGAAGACGGCCAGCAGGGTGGTTCCGGATTCCTCCGGTTCCTTCTGGATGGAGGCCAGCGCACGGTTGGCGGCATGCAGGGCGTCCGTCAGCCGTTCCGGAATATCCTCCACCATGCTTTCTGCAAAAGCCCGGGCAAATTCCTCCGCCACCACGCAGGAAGCGCAGTCCCCGCGGAGATGGCCCCCCATGCCGTCGCACACAATCCCCAGCATCCCGCCGGCGGCGGGAAGGCTTTTAACCACGTCTTCCTGCTCACGGCGTTTGCCGATCCATTGGGCGGAAGCGCAGTCCAGGGTATCCGGGGTGCGGGGAGCCATGCGGCCAGGGGAGGGTAATTAACTGTCTTTGCGCTTCAGTTGCGGGAACAGCAGGACGTCTCGGATGGAGGAGGCGCCCGTCAGCATCATGATGACGCGGTCAATGCCGATGCCGATGCCGCCTGCGGAAGGCATGCCGTATTCCAGCGTTTCAATGAAGTCGTAATCCACGCGCTGGGTTTCTCCGGCGGCCTGGTGTTCCAGGCGTTCCTTCTGCACGTCCGGATCGTTCAGTTCCGAGTAACCGGGGGAAATTTCCTGCCCGTTGATCACCAGTTCATAAACGTCCACCACGTCCGGGTTTTCCCGGTTCAGCTTGGCGAGGGGAACCAAGTCCTT
Encoded here:
- the plsY gene encoding glycerol-3-phosphate 1-O-acyltransferase PlsY, which produces MIAWIVLYIAASYLVGAVPFGYLAGRVRGLDLRQQGSCNIGATNAWRVLGWKWGLSVFILDFLKGFVPVFGALNWLPFLTGDAGGWDFNAVVVLVCFAVVLGHTYTCFLGFKGGKGVATTAGVLFALNPVVACVALGAWLVFMVISGIVSLASLVAAVAMIAAGWWFYPLCRDGAVSPQILYVAFFTVVGALVILKHRSNIVRLLNGTEHSFYSKKSK
- a CDS encoding PP2C family protein-serine/threonine phosphatase, which produces MAPRTPDTLDCASAQWIGKRREQEDVVKSLPAAGGMLGIVCDGMGGHLRGDCASCVVAEEFARAFAESMVEDIPERLTDALHAANRALASIQKEPEESGTTLLAVFIRGHSLWWISVGDSPLYLWSGADSFRMDRLNEDHSMRPIADCLYRKGEMSLQGALRQRCVLRSAVMGGPMELVDISAVPLLLHPGDAVLACSDGLQVWCELLREPSFLALQKARDCSSRELAATIMEQVKDMLEPQQDNASVWAAVMRKPGTEGK